Genomic segment of Chitinophaga varians:
TCATCTCCTTTGTGTTTTTCCTGTTCTTTGCTATCCTTACTCATTCACCGGAAGATCATGCGGACAGGAAAAAAACGGTACACAAGGAAACGGCTGTTCATCCTAAGGACGATAAGGTGGTAGACCTCAGTGCCATGGATACCCATTACAGCAGCGAAGCGGAATTCGACTCGTTACAGGCGGCCCTCCCTCCGGATAAAAGGCTCACAGGGGTCGAGTACCGCTGGCAGCGCCGCATCGCGGGACTAAAGGAAAGCGGCCAGACCGCTGATCAGGTGATAATGGAAATGTTCTCCCATAGTCTGCCTAAAATCATGTTCCTCCTGATGCCACTGTTTGCACTAATGGTGAAGTGGAGCCACCGCAAACGTAAACTGGTATATACAGACCATGCCATTTTCACTATTCATATCCACTCCTTCCTGTTTATCATCCTTTTTGTAGGACTGGTGGTCCGTTATTTTGTTCATGACGATATGCCGCTGGACCTGGCCTACTGGGGCGGATTCTTCTATCTGGTATTGGCATTGAAAAATGCCTATCAGCAGTCTTTCTGGAAATCGTTTTTCAAAGGAACATTGCTTTTTACCGGCTACGTGTTCATCGCGGCGATAGTATTCATGGCGTTTATATTCGCAGTGCTGTCCGTATAATGCCCTTATCTGATTAGAAATTCATATTACAACTGTCTATATCGCGTGAAATCACAACACTTACGCTCTGAAAAAAACTGTCTCAACTGTGGTACGGAAGTGCCGGAACGCTATTGTCCGCTCTGTGGACAGGAAAATACAGTGCAGCACGAAACCTTTGGCCACCTGGTCGGGCATGTGGTGGCGGATATCGTCCACTACGATTCCCAGTTCCTGAAAACACTCAAATACCTGACCATCCGCCCCGGCTTCCTGACAAAGGAATACTGGGCCGGAAGAAGGGTCCGGTACGTCAATCCCATCAAACTATACGTATTCGTATCATTCGTGTTCTTCTTCGCCATGGCACTGATCAATAACTCAAAAGACCATGGAAAGAAACCGGTAGTGCATGCAAGCACGGCAACAACGCGAACAGAAGAAAAACAGGTGTACGACGGAACCGATTATCGCAGCGTGGCAGAATATGATTCTGTACAGGCGTCGCTGCCCGCGGATAAACGTAACCACGGACTGGAAGACCGCATGGAGCGCAACCTTGCCAGGATGCGGGAGCACAAGCAAGGCAGCAGGGCGGCGTTTGTGGAGATGTTTGTCCATAGCCTGCCCAAGATCATGTTTATCCTTATGCCATTGTTCGCCCTAATGGTGAAATGGACGCACCGCAAACGTGGGCTGGTATACACTGATCACGCCATTTTTACCATTCATTTTCACGCTTTTCTGTTTATCATTCTTTTGGTGGCGCTGGTGATACGGTTCTTCATCCACAGGGAAACACCGCTGAACCTGGCCTACTGGGGCATATTCCTCTATCTGTTGCTGGCGCTGAGAAATGCCTACCAACAATCATTCTGGAAGGCGCTGATAAAAGCGCTGCTGCTTTACCTGGGATATTTTATCGTGGCGCTTACGGTATTCGTGCTTTTTTTCTTCGTGATGCTGCTGGCCTGACCTTTAGTCTTTATTTTATAACCATGTACGTCCCGTGAAATCACAACACTTACGCTCTGAGAAAAACTGTCTCAACTGCGGTACGGAAGTGCCGGAACGTTATTGTCCGCTATGTGGACAGGAAAATACCGTGCAGCACGAAAGCTTCGGCCACCTGGTGGGCCACGTGGTGGCGGACATCGTTCATTACGACTCCCAATTGCTGGCAACATTGAAATACCTGACCATACGTCCGGGCTTTCTGACAACAGAATACTGGGCCGGCAGAAGGGTGCGTTATGTGAACCCGATTAAACTGTACATATTCATATCGGCCGTCTTTTTCTTCTTCTTTCTGACGCTGGCCGGCAGCCAAAAAGACCATAATGCCAGGCCAGGCATTCAGACAGACCTGGTGGATATGGAGGTAGGGGACATAGGCTCCGATTATAAAAGTGTGGCGGAATATGATTCCGCGCAGGCTGCCAAACCGGCCAATAAACGGTATACAGGGCTGGAAGACCGCATGCAACGCCGCCTTGCAAGAATGCGGGAAAACAAACAAAGCGCTAAAGAGGTGATCCGGGAAATGTTTACGCATAACCTGCCAAAGATCATGTTTATCCTCATGCCGCTCTTTGCGCTGCTGGTAAAATGGACGCATCGCAAGCGCCACCTTGTATACGTTGATCACGCCATCTTCACGGTACATGTCCATTCTTTCCTGTTTATCATTCTCTTTGTGGGACTGGTGGTACGCTATTTTGTTCACGATGATTTACCGCTGGACCTGGCCTACTGGGGCGTATTTTTTTATCTGGTATTCGCACTGAAAAACGCTTATCAGCAGTCATTCTGGAAATCGTTGCTGAAAGCGTTGTTGCTGTACTGTGGATATTTCACGGTGGCTGTGATATTGTTCGTAGCTTTTCTGTTTGGCGTGCTTGCCAGCTTTTGATAACGACAGGAAGATAAAATATTATCTTTTTTCTTTAAATTGAGTGATGCAACCGGAATTTATTATCATACACCAGCAAGTGGCGCCCTATGTGGCCCACATCCAGTTAAACAGGCCCAAAGAACTGAATGCCCTGAACCTCCAGCTGATGGGCGAATTACGCGATGCCCTGAAACTCCTCGATGCGGATGAACAGGTACGTGCGATCGTCCTCAGCGGCAATGAAAAAGCTTTCGCCGCAGGCGCTGATATCAAACAGATGGCGGAAAAGTCTGCTATCGACATGTTTAATACAGACCAGTTCAGCACCTGGGACACCATCAAAAGAACAAAAAAACCTATCATCGCGGCAGTGAGCGGCTTCGCCCTGGGCGGCGGCTGCGAACTGATGATGCTCTGTGATATGATCGTGGCCAGCGAGACAGCCCGCTTCGGCCAGCCGGAAATAAAACTGGGCGTAATGCCTGGCGCCGGCGGTACACAGCGACTGACCCGCGCGGTAGGTAAAGCCCTTGCCATGGAGATGGTGCTCACCGGCCGCTTTATTACGGCCCAGGAAGCACAACAGGCCGGCCTGATCAACCGCGTAGTGCCGGTGGAACTGTTCCTGCAGGAGGCCATCAAACTGGCAGGTGAAGTGGCTGCTATGGCCCCGCTGGCAGTGAAAATGGCGAAAGAGGCCGTTCTCAAAGCTTTTGACACCACCCTCGATGAAGGCCTCCACTTCGAAAGGAAAAATTTCTACCTGCTCTTCGCTTCCTCCGATCAGAAGGAAGGTATGCAGGCGTTCATGGAGAAAAGAACCCCCGATTTTAAAGGTCAATAATCAACAAACAATATAAAAGATTGAAAAACCATTAAACTTTTTTGTTATTTGATTTGTTAACCTGATATCGAAGAAACCCGTAATTAGCAGCCGCATCGCAGGCTAGTGGTACCTGCAGGCTTTTGGCAACCCGTTTGTATTGATGACTAAAAATTTAACCATGACCGTTAAGTTGTTACCTGTAGCAATGCTTCTGATCAACTTCTGTTCAACGGCCTGTAATGGCCCTGCCCAGGAAATCAGGGCCGTCATGCTGGCAGATGACACCACAGCGCCTCCCACAGACACCATGATCGCCAATGGCGATACCATTCAGACCGACAGGATCGCTTCCTGGAAAAAATTTGAACAGTATAACGGACAATTCGCGGAGGAAGTGGCGCTGCTGGAACAGGAACCGTTGAGATCCCGCCTTGACCGGCTGTTGGGCAAAAACCGTAAAATCTTCATGGAACGCTTCAAAGTATGCCCGCCCATCGAAGTGGATGACAAAACCCTTTTCAATCAGGGCCGTATGCCCGATGAAACCGGTCCCTATGAAGCGGCCATCGCCATCGATATGGACCGCGATATCGTTTACGCGGCTTATTCCTTCCATAAAAACGTTATGATCTTCTCAGAGAAAAATGATACGCTTTACCCGGAGAAATTCAGACAGTGGCTTCACCGCTGATGATATAAAAGAGATCGCCCCTTGCTGAATCATATCAGCAAGGGGCGATCTCTTTATCTGGTAAGTTTATTTATCAAACTTATTTTTCAACGCTGCCAGCTTCGCCTGGAAATCGTTCATAGGCGCTTCCTTGGCTGGTTTTCCCTTGCGGTCGTCGCGGTGATCGTCACGACGGTCGTCACGACGCTCTCTGCGCGGTCCGCCACCGCCGCCCTGGGCTTTCTCCTGGTCTTTCATAGACAGGGAGATGCGTTTACGGGCGATATCCACTTCAAGAACGGTCACCTGTACCTTCTGGTTCAGCTTCACGGCTTCGTTCGGGTTGCTGATGAATTTGTTGGACATATGGGAGATATGCACCAGGCCATCCTGCTTTACCCCGATGTCCACGAAGGCGCCGAATGCGGTGATGTTGGTCACAACGCCTGGCAGTACCATGCCCACTTTCAGGTCTTCGATTTTGTGGATGCCTTCTGCGTATTCAAAGATAGCTATTTCATCACGCGGGTCGCGGCTGGGTTTGGCCAGCTCTTTCAGGATATCCTCAATGGTGAGCATACCGGCGTCTTCGCGTACGAAGTCTTTCGGGTTGATTTTTTTGCGCAGGTCTTCCTGGCCTATCAGTTCCTCAATGCTGCAGTGTTGCTTCTCGGCAATTTCTTTCACGAGGGCGTAGCGTTCAGGGTGTACGGCGGAATTGTCCAGCGGGTTGTCTCCGTTTTCAATGCGGAGGAAGCCGGCACACTGTTCAAAGGCTTTGTCACCCAGCCGGTGTACTTTCTTCAGCTGTGTACGGTTGCTGAAGGCGCCGTTTTCCTTGCGGTATTTCACGATGTTTTCCGCGAGGGAAGGGCCAAGGCCGGAAACATACGCCAGCAGGTGCTTGGAGGCGGTATTGAGGTTTACGCCCACATTGTTCACGCAGCTTACTACCACACGGTCAAGGCTCTGTTTCAGGGAAGACTGGTTCACGTCGTGTTGATATTGACCTACACCAATGGATTTGGGGTCGATCTTTACCAGTTCCGCCAGCGGATCGATCAGCCTGCGGCCGATGGACACGGCGCCGCGTACGGTCACGTCCTGGTCGGGGAATTCTTCACGGGCCACTTCAGAAGCGGAATACACGGAGGCGCCGCTTTCGTTGACCATAAACACGTTGATCTTTTTGCCGAAGTCTATCTTTTTAACAAACTCTTCTGTTTCGCGGCCGGCGGTACCGTTGCCTACGGCAATGGCCGCGGTATCGTACCGGTTAACCCATTTTTTCAGCAGGGCTTCGGCGTCATCTCTTTTATAGTTTTTCTCGAGCGGGAAAATCACGTCATGGTCCAGCATATTGCCCTGGTTGTCCAGTGCCACGGTCTTGCAACCGGTACGGTAACCCGGATCGATGGCGATCACGGCTTTAGGGCCGAGTGGCGCTGCCAGCAGCAGCTGACGCAGGTTCTCTGCAAATACGTCGATCGCTTCGGCATCTGCCTTCTCTTTGGCCACGGCCCTGAATTCATTCTCCAGGGAAGGGCGCAGCAGGCGTTTGTAAGCATCGGCGCCGGCTTTGGCCACCTGCTCGGCGGCAGCGCCCTTGCCAGTCACAAATTGTTTGTTGATCAGCTCCATGGCCTCTTCTTCCTGTGGCGCAATGGTGCTGAACAGTATGCCTTCAGACTCGGCACGCAGAATAGCCAGTACCCGGTGGGACGGCACTTCGCGCAGGTCTTCCGAAAAGTCGAAATAGTCTTTGTATTTGTTGCCTTCCTCTTCTTTGCCTTCGGCTACTTTGGAAGTCATCTTGCCGGTATGGGTAAAGAGTTTACGCAGTTTGTCACGGCATTCGGCGTTCTCATTGATCCATTCAGCGATAATGTCGCGGGCGCCTTTCAGGGCTTCTTCTGAAGAGGCTACCTGCTCGTTGATGAATGTCTCTGCAGCGCTGGTGTCTCCGTCCTGCTGGGCAAACAGCAGCTCGGCCAACGGCTGCAGCCCTTTCTCGATGGCCACGGTGGCGCGCGTCTTGCGTTTGGGCTTGTAGGGAAGATAGATGTCCTCCAGCTCTGCCAGCACCCAGGTACTCTCCAGTTTCTCCAGCAGCTCAGGGGTCATTTTCTCCTGCTCCGTAATGGTTTTGATAATAAACTCACGACGGTCGTCCACTTCTTTGTAACGCTTTTGCAGGTCTTCAATCTTGCCTATCTGCACCTCATCCAGACTGCCCGTCATCTCCTTGCGGTAACGGCTGATAAAGGGCACAGTAGACCCTTCGGACAATAACACCATGGTGTTCTCTGCCTGTTTGGCGGAGATGCCCAGTTCGGATGAAATAAGCGTAATGTGTTTCGCATTCATATCAATACTTTTTGGGATTTTTTTATGTTGGCAACAGACCCCGACACCTCTGTTTAAACAGGTATCTGCCCCGCCGCCAAATACTAAAATCGCTGAATTTTTTACAGCTCGCAAATGTAATTAAAAAGCCTTTTAATCAGAAAGCAATTTTACCCCCATTACCAGCCACGGGCAAAATGCCAAAATGACAAAATCTCTCTGTATTTTTACGGCTATGGAAAAGACAGCTACATTCGACAGATTGTTACAGATAATGGACGATTTAAGGGAAAAATGTCCCTGGGACCGCAAACAGACCATCCAGACACTGCGGCAACTGACCATTGAGGAAACCTATGAACTGGCGGATGCCATCACGGAGGAAGACTGGAAGTCCATCAGGGAAGAACTGGGAGATATCC
This window contains:
- a CDS encoding DUF3667 domain-containing protein, whose translation is MKTQPLRSEKNCLNCGTEVPQRFCTHCGQENTVQHESFGHLAGHVVADIVHYDSKFLTTLKYLVVRPGFLTKEYWAGRRKRYVNPIQLYIFISFVFFLFFAILTHSPEDHADRKKTVHKETAVHPKDDKVVDLSAMDTHYSSEAEFDSLQAALPPDKRLTGVEYRWQRRIAGLKESGQTADQVIMEMFSHSLPKIMFLLMPLFALMVKWSHRKRKLVYTDHAIFTIHIHSFLFIILFVGLVVRYFVHDDMPLDLAYWGGFFYLVLALKNAYQQSFWKSFFKGTLLFTGYVFIAAIVFMAFIFAVLSV
- a CDS encoding DUF3667 domain-containing protein; the encoded protein is MKSQHLRSEKNCLNCGTEVPERYCPLCGQENTVQHETFGHLVGHVVADIVHYDSQFLKTLKYLTIRPGFLTKEYWAGRRVRYVNPIKLYVFVSFVFFFAMALINNSKDHGKKPVVHASTATTRTEEKQVYDGTDYRSVAEYDSVQASLPADKRNHGLEDRMERNLARMREHKQGSRAAFVEMFVHSLPKIMFILMPLFALMVKWTHRKRGLVYTDHAIFTIHFHAFLFIILLVALVIRFFIHRETPLNLAYWGIFLYLLLALRNAYQQSFWKALIKALLLYLGYFIVALTVFVLFFFVMLLA
- a CDS encoding DUF3667 domain-containing protein, translating into MKSQHLRSEKNCLNCGTEVPERYCPLCGQENTVQHESFGHLVGHVVADIVHYDSQLLATLKYLTIRPGFLTTEYWAGRRVRYVNPIKLYIFISAVFFFFFLTLAGSQKDHNARPGIQTDLVDMEVGDIGSDYKSVAEYDSAQAAKPANKRYTGLEDRMQRRLARMRENKQSAKEVIREMFTHNLPKIMFILMPLFALLVKWTHRKRHLVYVDHAIFTVHVHSFLFIILFVGLVVRYFVHDDLPLDLAYWGVFFYLVFALKNAYQQSFWKSLLKALLLYCGYFTVAVILFVAFLFGVLASF
- a CDS encoding enoyl-CoA hydratase-related protein, encoding MQPEFIIIHQQVAPYVAHIQLNRPKELNALNLQLMGELRDALKLLDADEQVRAIVLSGNEKAFAAGADIKQMAEKSAIDMFNTDQFSTWDTIKRTKKPIIAAVSGFALGGGCELMMLCDMIVASETARFGQPEIKLGVMPGAGGTQRLTRAVGKALAMEMVLTGRFITAQEAQQAGLINRVVPVELFLQEAIKLAGEVAAMAPLAVKMAKEAVLKAFDTTLDEGLHFERKNFYLLFASSDQKEGMQAFMEKRTPDFKGQ
- a CDS encoding Tex family protein, yielding MNAKHITLISSELGISAKQAENTMVLLSEGSTVPFISRYRKEMTGSLDEVQIGKIEDLQKRYKEVDDRREFIIKTITEQEKMTPELLEKLESTWVLAELEDIYLPYKPKRKTRATVAIEKGLQPLAELLFAQQDGDTSAAETFINEQVASSEEALKGARDIIAEWINENAECRDKLRKLFTHTGKMTSKVAEGKEEEGNKYKDYFDFSEDLREVPSHRVLAILRAESEGILFSTIAPQEEEAMELINKQFVTGKGAAAEQVAKAGADAYKRLLRPSLENEFRAVAKEKADAEAIDVFAENLRQLLLAAPLGPKAVIAIDPGYRTGCKTVALDNQGNMLDHDVIFPLEKNYKRDDAEALLKKWVNRYDTAAIAVGNGTAGRETEEFVKKIDFGKKINVFMVNESGASVYSASEVAREEFPDQDVTVRGAVSIGRRLIDPLAELVKIDPKSIGVGQYQHDVNQSSLKQSLDRVVVSCVNNVGVNLNTASKHLLAYVSGLGPSLAENIVKYRKENGAFSNRTQLKKVHRLGDKAFEQCAGFLRIENGDNPLDNSAVHPERYALVKEIAEKQHCSIEELIGQEDLRKKINPKDFVREDAGMLTIEDILKELAKPSRDPRDEIAIFEYAEGIHKIEDLKVGMVLPGVVTNITAFGAFVDIGVKQDGLVHISHMSNKFISNPNEAVKLNQKVQVTVLEVDIARKRISLSMKDQEKAQGGGGGPRRERRDDRRDDHRDDRKGKPAKEAPMNDFQAKLAALKNKFDK